The DNA segment GTATTACTGAATTGAATTTGTTGGGAAAATGCAAAAAACATTCTTGCAAATATTAGTATTCTGCAGGGACAATTCTGTAAATTCATAATTTcccaaaaattgaattaaacGCTACAACAACAATGCTTCCTTCCACTGTACAACCAACCCCCATCCAAAACTTGCTTCCAAATCACAATAACGAAATTGAAATGCTTCCAGAAaactgaaacaaaaaatagCATGCTTCCAAAAAGGCAAAGCCCTAGGCATTCGCCGGACCCGGCGTGGGCAGCGCCGGCGGGCTATAAATCGGCGCCGTAGCAAGAGTAGTTTGAGCCGGCGGTGGAGGGGTCGTCGGCGACAGCGGCGGAGGCGGCGGAGGAGGATTCAGATTCGGGTTCGGGCTAGggtttggatttggatttggacTGGGATTGGGATTGGGATTGGGATTGGGGATGGGGGTTGGGTTGGGATTCGGAGTGAGAAATGGGGTAGGCGTGGCGCTGGGGTCGGGGTAGATGGATGAGGGGGGCTGGAGGCAGGAG comes from the Vitis vinifera cultivar Pinot Noir 40024 chromosome 12, ASM3070453v1 genome and includes:
- the LOC100256871 gene encoding uncharacterized protein LOC100256871, yielding MCYVGKATKIFIFIVTVLAVTGLVIGFGLLRHSIQKTHKCSGDSCLQPPSSIYPDPSATPTPFLTPNPNPTPIPNPNPNPNPSPNPNPNPSPNPNLNPPPPPPPLSPTTPPPPAQTTLATAPIYSPPALPTPGPANA